In one Prosthecochloris aestuarii DSM 271 genomic region, the following are encoded:
- a CDS encoding fimbrial biogenesis chaperone produces the protein MKKLQTLLLAITFLLASFSLTANAADAPPPGQIGVAPSMLEVNVGSKPVSESLRLFNLKNTTTKVKVEVYNWTLDENNEVKLLPPDEQSLDQWMLVNPLSFTLEPGKSQVVRLSIRPPVKPAPGEHRAIIYFTEEPVAAIESEEAKPVEVLFKLGVGVYAYADDVQRASSIQTIGLDNKLLTLTTSIANKGNVHTRLKGNYSIWKKESFPGMANVEKSIKEAENNKSVKGLVAAGKLNQTPVLPGNVRSITTRLPAIEEKGNYIVAISGTLDDENVEKFFTLSR, from the coding sequence ATGAAAAAACTGCAGACACTCCTACTGGCGATCACCTTTCTACTTGCATCGTTTTCTTTAACAGCCAACGCAGCAGATGCTCCCCCTCCCGGACAGATAGGCGTTGCTCCGTCAATGCTTGAAGTAAATGTTGGATCAAAACCGGTCAGTGAATCACTCCGTTTGTTCAACCTCAAAAACACGACGACCAAAGTCAAGGTAGAGGTCTACAACTGGACGCTGGATGAAAACAACGAAGTCAAGCTGCTTCCCCCTGACGAACAATCTCTCGATCAGTGGATGCTCGTCAATCCGCTCTCGTTTACCCTTGAGCCAGGCAAAAGCCAGGTCGTCCGCCTCTCTATCCGTCCCCCGGTAAAACCGGCTCCGGGAGAACACCGGGCGATCATCTATTTTACCGAGGAACCTGTTGCTGCTATTGAATCGGAAGAAGCAAAACCAGTAGAGGTACTTTTCAAACTCGGCGTCGGAGTCTATGCCTATGCTGATGATGTACAGCGCGCCTCATCGATCCAGACAATCGGGCTCGACAACAAACTGTTGACTTTGACGACATCGATTGCCAATAAGGGCAACGTACACACAAGGCTGAAAGGCAATTACTCTATCTGGAAAAAAGAAAGCTTCCCGGGAATGGCAAATGTTGAAAAAAGCATCAAGGAAGCAGAAAACAACAAAAGCGTCAAGGGCCTTGTCGCAGCCGGAAAACTGAACCAGACGCCGGTGCTGCCAGGCAACGTCCGTTCAATCACGACCCGATTGCCAGCGATCGAAGAAAAAGGAAACTATATCGTTGCGATTTCAGGCACGCTGGATGACGAGAACGTCGAAAAGTTCTTCACTCTTTCCCGCTGA